A genomic stretch from Komagataeibacter xylinus includes:
- the mnmA gene encoding tRNA 2-thiouridine(34) synthase MnmA, which produces MRILVAMSGGVDSSVVAARLVAEGHEVIGATLQLYDSRESKKKGACCAGRDIHDARRVADRLGIPHYVIDAERRFQDSVIDTFANAYAAGETPVPCVACNQGVKFTDLLGMARDLGVDAMATGHYVRRVEGPDGVEMHRPVDEGRDQSWFLFATTRDQLDFLRFPLGDMPDKAAVRAEAERFGLAVAAKPDSQDLCFVTDGSYAALVEKLRPDITGAGEIVDQSGQVVGEHEGVSRYTVGQSKRLGNAAMLAGERQMVVGIEPARRRVVIGPRAHAVARTLVLRNMNWLVPQPGPQGLRCEVQIRAREVARAATVWALPDGAARVVLDEGAVPAPGQACVMYDGSRVLGGGFIRRVETEGEGKAA; this is translated from the coding sequence ATGCGTATTCTTGTGGCCATGTCTGGCGGGGTGGACAGTTCCGTCGTTGCCGCGCGCCTCGTGGCCGAAGGGCACGAGGTCATTGGCGCGACCCTCCAGCTCTACGATTCCCGCGAGAGCAAGAAAAAGGGCGCGTGCTGCGCCGGGCGCGACATACACGATGCCCGCCGCGTGGCCGACAGGCTCGGCATCCCCCATTACGTGATCGACGCCGAACGCCGCTTTCAGGACAGCGTGATCGACACCTTCGCCAATGCCTATGCTGCCGGCGAGACCCCGGTGCCGTGCGTGGCCTGCAACCAGGGCGTGAAATTCACCGATCTTCTGGGCATGGCGCGTGACCTTGGGGTCGATGCCATGGCCACCGGGCATTACGTGCGCCGCGTGGAAGGCCCCGATGGGGTGGAGATGCACCGCCCTGTTGATGAAGGGCGGGACCAGTCATGGTTCCTGTTCGCCACCACGCGCGACCAGCTTGATTTCCTGCGCTTTCCATTAGGCGACATGCCGGACAAGGCCGCTGTCCGCGCCGAGGCCGAGCGCTTTGGCCTGGCCGTGGCCGCCAAGCCCGACAGCCAGGACCTGTGTTTCGTGACCGATGGTTCCTACGCCGCCCTGGTGGAAAAGCTGCGCCCCGACATAACCGGCGCGGGCGAGATCGTGGACCAGTCCGGTCAGGTGGTGGGCGAGCATGAAGGCGTGAGCCGCTACACCGTGGGGCAGAGCAAGCGGCTGGGCAATGCCGCCATGCTGGCGGGCGAGCGGCAGATGGTGGTGGGCATCGAGCCTGCCCGCAGGCGCGTGGTGATCGGCCCGCGTGCCCACGCCGTGGCCCGCACGCTGGTGCTGCGCAACATGAACTGGCTGGTGCCGCAGCCGGGGCCACAGGGCCTGCGCTGCGAAGTGCAGATCCGCGCGCGCGAGGTAGCGCGCGCCGCCACCGTATGGGCGCTGCCCGATGGCGCTGCCCGCGTGGTGCTTGATGAGGGGGCCGTGCCCGCGCCGGGGCAGGCCTGCGTGATGTATGATGGCAGCCGGGTGCTCGGTGGCGGGTTCATCCGCCGGGTCGAGACCGAAGGCGAAGGAAAGGCGGCATGA
- a CDS encoding ferredoxin family 2Fe-2S iron-sulfur cluster binding protein → MAHIVFIERDGTRREVAAPLGLSVLEIAHKNGVDLEGACEGSLACATCHVVVDPEWAPKLTPPTEDEEDMLDLAFGLEKTSRLGCQIVMTEALDGLVVRLPSTS, encoded by the coding sequence ATGGCTCATATAGTATTCATCGAGCGTGATGGCACCCGCCGCGAAGTCGCGGCCCCGCTGGGCCTGTCGGTTCTGGAAATCGCGCACAAGAACGGCGTTGACCTTGAAGGCGCATGCGAAGGCTCGCTGGCCTGTGCGACCTGCCACGTGGTGGTCGACCCCGAATGGGCGCCCAAGCTGACGCCGCCGACCGAAGATGAGGAAGACATGCTCGACCTTGCCTTCGGGCTGGAAAAGACCTCGCGCCTGGGCTGCCAGATCGTGATGACCGAAGCACTCGATGGCCTCGTGGTGCGCCTGCCCAGCACGTCCTGA